A genome region from Planctomycetota bacterium includes the following:
- the rpoB gene encoding DNA-directed RNA polymerase subunit beta has translation MPTQTIRDFSKRGDATSVPNLTQVQRDAYERFLQKEKAPNERDTTIGIESLLREVFPIESYDSTVKLEYLEYKLEQPRYTPDECRELRLTYGLPFRVKVRLTRNGTTTISEEDIYLGEIPVMMGGGEFIVNGSERVIVSQLHRSPGVDFSIASRVGDRPLHSARISPERGSWIELEVTKKDVLAMRIDQSTKIAATTFLRALDERFSSTESLLKLFYEIEDVKVEKLKPEHHSAELIVDSDTGEVVCNPGQQLGVKGLEIIIQSSLKTARVITNPTDSLILNTIAEEKLDFLAEVTEYDAANLKIYGRLRPGNPPQVDKARALFKEKFFDDNRYRLGRVGRFRINRKFEIYKERDKAEGRTWKWTEADSKTQSLRAEDFLAVVQYILDLRSRNPRAHPDDIDHLGNRRLRTLDELAVEEIRKGFLKLRRTVQERMSVKDPSELGKIADLVNSKSISSAIEFFFGRSELSQVVDQTNPLSMLVHERRLSALGPGGLNRKRATFEVRDVHISHYGRICPIETPEGANIGLIASLGIYSEVDAYGFLLTPYREVKDGKATGKIRKLRADEELRKVLAPSDSLDREGRLSGENVVARRDGDLTPVPSDDVEFVDISPKQIVGVSASLIPFLEHDDANRALMGSNMQRQAVPLIRVDPPVVATGMEKSVGMNSGMIIRARRGGVVTQVDAERIIIDNADEYVLRKFVGLNERTCQNQKPLVKMNQKIKTGDILADGASTSQGELSIGRNVLVAFNTFDGYNFEDAIVISERLVKDDAFTSIHIENFDVELRETKLGREEFTRDIPNVSERLLRNLDDKGVIRIGAKVGPGDILVGKVSPKSKSELSPEEKLLHAIFGRAGEDVKNDSLEVPAGTEGIVIGARRFSRRMHLSDEQKKQLKKDMEAFETEIDQKRIDLFRQMTKEIVNITGSPMIDPSTRQTVGASDIPEVILEQIDGFAPKWIKGSADAKEKAETVYGQFWPRITALREEKERKLGHMKRGDELPSGVLEMVKVYLATKRQLSVGDKMAGRHGNKGVIARIVPEEDMPFMKDGTPVEVLLNPLGVPSRMNVGQILETHLGWAAKVLGFQAITPVFDGATEAEILEAMETANKHVRTRVANFESTGKDPGHARELLAEIPFGGKVQLYDGRSGEPFHQRTTVGYMYLLKLHHLVDDKIHARSTGPYSLITQQPLGGKARTGGQRFGEMEVWALEAYGAAFMLQELLTVKSDDVEGRTKIYDSMVKGTNTLDAGMPVVFDVLCHEIKGLGMNIQLEKQSNDIDPLL, from the coding sequence ATGCCCACTCAGACCATCCGCGATTTCTCAAAACGCGGTGATGCCACTTCCGTCCCAAACCTCACCCAAGTTCAACGAGACGCTTACGAGCGTTTCCTCCAAAAAGAAAAAGCCCCCAACGAGCGCGACACCACCATCGGCATCGAGTCGCTGCTGCGCGAGGTCTTTCCGATCGAGAGCTACGACAGCACGGTGAAGCTGGAGTACCTCGAGTACAAGCTCGAGCAGCCGCGCTACACCCCCGACGAGTGCCGCGAACTCCGCCTGACCTACGGCCTGCCCTTCCGCGTGAAGGTGCGCCTGACCCGCAACGGCACCACCACGATCAGCGAAGAGGACATCTACCTCGGCGAGATCCCGGTGATGATGGGCGGCGGCGAATTCATCGTCAACGGATCCGAGCGCGTCATCGTCAGCCAGTTGCACCGCAGCCCCGGCGTCGACTTCTCCATCGCCTCGCGCGTCGGCGACCGGCCGCTGCACAGCGCCCGCATCAGCCCGGAGCGCGGCAGCTGGATCGAGCTCGAGGTCACCAAGAAGGACGTGCTGGCGATGCGCATCGACCAGAGCACCAAGATCGCGGCGACCACCTTCCTGCGCGCCCTGGACGAGCGTTTTTCCAGCACGGAATCCCTGCTGAAGCTCTTCTACGAGATCGAGGACGTCAAGGTCGAGAAGCTCAAGCCCGAGCATCACTCGGCCGAGCTCATCGTGGACAGCGACACCGGCGAAGTGGTCTGCAATCCCGGCCAGCAGCTGGGCGTCAAGGGCCTGGAGATCATCATCCAGTCCAGCCTGAAGACCGCGCGAGTGATCACCAACCCGACCGACTCGCTCATTCTCAACACCATCGCCGAAGAGAAGCTCGACTTCCTCGCCGAGGTCACCGAGTACGACGCCGCCAACCTGAAGATCTACGGCCGTCTGCGTCCGGGCAATCCGCCGCAGGTGGACAAGGCCCGCGCCCTCTTCAAGGAAAAGTTCTTCGACGACAACCGCTACCGCCTGGGGCGCGTCGGACGCTTCCGCATCAACCGCAAGTTCGAGATCTACAAGGAGCGCGACAAGGCCGAGGGCCGCACCTGGAAGTGGACCGAGGCGGATTCCAAGACGCAGAGCCTGCGCGCCGAGGACTTCCTCGCCGTGGTGCAGTACATCCTCGACCTGCGCTCGCGCAATCCGCGGGCCCATCCCGACGACATCGACCATCTCGGCAACCGCCGCCTCCGCACGCTCGACGAGCTGGCGGTCGAGGAGATCCGCAAGGGCTTCCTCAAGCTGCGCCGCACCGTGCAGGAGCGCATGAGCGTGAAGGACCCCAGCGAGCTCGGCAAGATCGCCGACCTGGTGAACTCCAAGAGCATCTCCAGCGCCATCGAGTTCTTCTTCGGCCGCAGCGAGCTGAGCCAGGTGGTCGACCAGACCAACCCACTCTCCATGCTCGTGCATGAGCGCCGTCTGTCCGCGCTCGGCCCCGGCGGACTCAACCGCAAGCGCGCCACTTTCGAGGTGCGCGACGTCCACATTTCCCATTACGGCCGCATCTGCCCGATCGAAACGCCTGAAGGCGCCAACATCGGACTCATCGCCAGTTTGGGTATTTACAGCGAGGTCGACGCCTACGGATTCCTGCTCACTCCCTACCGGGAAGTGAAGGATGGCAAGGCCACCGGCAAGATCCGCAAGCTCCGCGCCGACGAGGAACTCCGCAAGGTGCTCGCACCGAGCGACAGCCTGGACCGCGAAGGCCGCCTCAGCGGCGAGAATGTCGTCGCCCGCCGCGACGGCGATCTCACGCCGGTTCCGTCCGACGACGTCGAGTTCGTCGACATCTCCCCCAAGCAGATCGTGGGCGTCAGCGCCAGTTTGATTCCCTTCCTTGAGCACGACGACGCCAACCGCGCGTTGATGGGTTCCAACATGCAGCGCCAGGCCGTTCCGTTGATCCGCGTCGACCCGCCGGTGGTCGCCACGGGCATGGAGAAGTCGGTCGGCATGAACAGCGGCATGATCATCCGCGCCCGCCGCGGCGGCGTGGTGACCCAGGTCGACGCCGAGCGCATCATCATTGACAACGCCGACGAGTACGTGCTGCGCAAGTTCGTCGGACTGAACGAGCGCACCTGCCAGAACCAGAAGCCGCTGGTCAAGATGAACCAGAAGATCAAGACCGGCGACATCCTGGCCGACGGCGCCAGCACTTCGCAGGGCGAGCTTTCGATCGGTCGCAACGTGCTGGTGGCCTTCAACACCTTCGACGGCTACAACTTCGAAGACGCCATCGTGATCAGCGAGCGCCTGGTCAAGGACGACGCCTTCACCAGCATCCACATCGAGAATTTCGACGTGGAGCTGCGCGAGACCAAGCTTGGCCGCGAGGAATTCACCCGCGATATCCCCAACGTTTCCGAGCGTCTGCTGCGCAACCTGGACGACAAGGGCGTGATCCGCATCGGCGCCAAGGTCGGCCCCGGCGACATTCTCGTCGGCAAGGTCAGCCCCAAGAGCAAGAGCGAGCTTTCCCCCGAAGAGAAGCTGCTGCACGCGATCTTCGGCCGCGCCGGCGAAGACGTGAAGAATGATTCGCTGGAAGTTCCCGCCGGCACCGAGGGCATCGTCATCGGCGCCCGCCGGTTCAGCCGCCGCATGCATCTGAGCGACGAGCAGAAGAAGCAGCTCAAGAAGGACATGGAAGCCTTCGAGACCGAGATCGACCAGAAGCGCATCGATCTCTTCCGCCAGATGACCAAGGAGATCGTCAACATCACCGGCTCCCCGATGATCGATCCGAGCACCCGACAGACCGTCGGCGCCAGCGACATCCCCGAGGTCATCCTCGAGCAGATCGACGGCTTCGCGCCGAAGTGGATCAAGGGATCCGCCGATGCCAAGGAGAAGGCCGAGACCGTCTACGGACAGTTCTGGCCGCGCATCACCGCACTCCGCGAGGAGAAGGAGCGCAAGCTCGGACACATGAAGCGCGGCGACGAGCTGCCTTCCGGCGTGCTCGAGATGGTCAAGGTCTACCTGGCCACCAAGCGCCAGCTCTCGGTCGGCGACAAAATGGCCGGCCGCCACGGCAACAAGGGCGTCATCGCCCGCATCGTCCCCGAGGAGGACATGCCCTTCATGAAGGACGGAACTCCCGTGGAGGTCCTGCTGAATCCGCTGGGCGTGCCCAGCCGCATGAACGTGGGACAGATCCTTGAGACCCATCTGGGATGGGCCGCCAAGGTCCTGGGATTCCAGGCGATCACGCCGGTCTTCGACGGCGCCACCGAGGCCGAGATCCTCGAGGCGATGGAGACCGCCAACAAGCACGTCCGCACCCGCGTCGCGAACTTCGAGTCGACGGGCAAGGATCCGGGCCACGCCCGCGAGCTGCTGGCCGAGATTCCCTTCGGCGGCAAGGTGCAGCTCTACGACGGCCGCTCCGGCGAGCCTTTCCATCAGCGCACCACCGTCGGCTACATGTATCTGCTCAAGCTGCATCACCTGGTGGACGACAAGATCCACGCCCGCAGCACGGGCCCCTACAGCCTCATCACCCAGCAGCCGCTCGGCGGCAAGGCCCGCACCGGCGGCCAGCGCTTCGGCGAGATGGAAGTGTGGGCGCTTGAGGCCTACGGCGCCGCGTTCATGCTGCAGGAGCTCCTCACCGTCAAGAGCGACGATGTCGAGGGCCGCACCAAGATCTACGACTCCATGGTCAAGGGCACCAACACGCTCGACGCCGGCATGCCGGTGGTCTTCGACGTGCTCTGCCACGAGATCAAGGGTCTGGGCATGAACATCCAGCTCGAGAAGCAATCCAACGACATCGACCCGCTGCTGTAA
- the rpoC gene encoding DNA-directed RNA polymerase subunit beta', producing the protein MTIANDSIYDRVNDYGAVRISLASPNDIRSWSFGEVKKPETINYRTYRPERDGLFCERIFGPERDYECACGKYKGTKYKGIICDRCGVKVTHSRVRRKRMGHINLAAPVVHIWFFKAMPSRLGNLLEMKTSDLEKVVYFQDYVITDPGATDLEFKQVLTEDECRSEQDKHGSSSFSAMMGADAVRELLSDGKLDLDELSVELRQKLDETKSKQRQKDLSKRLKLVEQIRGSQNDPQWMVLDVVPVIPPDLRPLVMLESGNFATSDLNDLYRRIINRNNRLKKLMDLNAPEVIVRNEKRMLQQAVDALFDNGRCRRPVLGSSNRPLKSLTDMIKGKQGRFRENLLGKRVDYSARSVIVVGPELKLHQCGLPKKIALELFQPFIIRKLKDRGLADTIKSAKRMLDRRDPEVWDVLEEVIKNHPVLLNRAPTLHRMGIQAFEPVLVEGNAIKIHPLVCTGYNADFDGDQMAVHLPLSVEAQTEAHVLMMSTHNIFSPANGNPIVSPSQDIVMGVYFLTCTLEEAPASLDRFVEGDGEIGDEERKRLAKIPHFLTPNEAILAWETGALDYHTWIEVRLDRFNEVVLDQAKPAKKMRANRRMMTTVGRLLFSEILPDGMPFYNCSLGKKGAARVIDDTFRQMGKSHTITLLDRMKEIGFRYSTRSGLSFGIADLRVPAEKTRLIDEAQKRVNKVQRSYESGAITDQERKNQVLEAWAKCRNEVSEKLMETLKNDRRDMDGRENSAAATQANLLRRYLNPVYLFADSGARGNKSQMQQLAGMRGLMAKPSGEIIETPIISNFREGLKVLEYFSSTHGARKGLADTALKTADSGYLTRKLCDVAQSVTICEDDCKTKRGIPKRAVMKGEDVEVPLNDVLRGRTALLALIDPRTEKTIVEAGQLIDPAIAREIEAFLGEDGVFQVRSPLACESQHGICARCYGMDLSTGKAVEEGMAVGIIAAQSIGEPGTQLTMRTFHTGGIAYTTAAESEYKSVNPGRVELVDCNDVDVTDAAGNTRRVVLKKTGLLRIRDAKDRELESFKVPYGAFVMARNGEMVKKGHLLMQWDPHRMPILAEKSGTIQFEDIIEGETIKVEEKTGGVRETIVIEHKGERHPRIEVRDANGQILDFHHLPAKARIEVPNGSKVVAGQMLAHTPKEAARSADIVGGLPRVTEVFEARKPKEPAVLAEISGVVELLSDKRKGKMTIRVVGEGDTFMEHHVPQGTHLLVHAGDTVTAGDPLVEGPRDPADILRINGEDALYVYMLDEVQNVYRAQGVPISDKHIEVILRQMLSKMKITSSGDTVVLLNDVMDRFNLKNVNSALDDMLVVEDSGGTALVKGKLYSKDEVKEANTTAEGQEKSKAKTRKPKRATARTLLLGITKASLQSESFLSGASFQETTKVLTEAALKGAVDTLVGLKENVLLGHLIPAGTGYKAYQAIRIQKLVAEPMGDEDNDATELEAAADEAESLGAERQGAGPTVGDRVAALGEGSEQGSLIAIDESTEAGDDTDPD; encoded by the coding sequence ATGACCATCGCGAACGACAGCATCTACGACCGAGTCAACGATTACGGCGCCGTCCGCATCAGCCTCGCCAGCCCCAACGACATCCGCTCGTGGAGCTTCGGCGAAGTCAAGAAGCCCGAAACGATCAACTACCGCACCTACCGCCCCGAGCGCGACGGCTTGTTCTGCGAGCGCATCTTCGGGCCGGAGCGCGACTACGAGTGCGCCTGCGGCAAGTACAAGGGCACCAAGTACAAGGGCATCATCTGCGATCGTTGCGGAGTCAAGGTCACCCACAGCCGCGTGCGCCGCAAGCGCATGGGCCACATCAATCTGGCCGCGCCGGTCGTGCATATCTGGTTCTTCAAGGCCATGCCCAGCCGCCTGGGCAACCTGCTCGAGATGAAGACCAGCGACCTGGAGAAGGTCGTCTACTTCCAGGACTACGTCATCACCGATCCCGGCGCGACCGATCTGGAATTCAAGCAGGTCCTCACCGAAGATGAGTGCCGCAGCGAGCAGGACAAGCATGGCTCAAGCAGCTTCTCCGCCATGATGGGCGCCGACGCGGTGCGCGAGCTGCTTTCCGACGGCAAGCTGGACCTCGATGAACTCAGCGTGGAGCTTCGCCAGAAGCTGGACGAAACCAAGAGCAAGCAGCGCCAGAAGGACCTTTCCAAGCGCCTGAAGCTTGTGGAGCAGATCCGCGGCAGCCAGAACGATCCGCAGTGGATGGTTCTGGACGTTGTTCCCGTGATCCCGCCCGATCTTCGCCCGCTGGTCATGCTCGAAAGCGGCAACTTCGCCACCAGCGATCTCAACGATCTCTACCGCCGCATCATCAACCGCAACAACCGCCTGAAGAAGCTCATGGACCTCAACGCGCCCGAAGTCATCGTGCGCAACGAGAAGCGCATGCTGCAGCAGGCGGTCGATGCCTTATTCGACAACGGCCGCTGCCGCCGTCCGGTGCTCGGCTCCAGCAACCGCCCGCTCAAGTCCCTGACCGACATGATCAAGGGCAAGCAGGGCCGCTTCCGCGAAAATCTCCTTGGCAAGCGCGTGGATTATTCGGCGCGCTCCGTCATCGTCGTCGGCCCCGAGCTCAAGCTGCACCAGTGCGGTCTGCCCAAGAAGATCGCGCTGGAATTGTTCCAGCCCTTCATCATCCGCAAGCTCAAGGACCGCGGCCTGGCCGACACCATCAAGAGCGCCAAGCGCATGCTCGATCGGCGCGACCCCGAGGTGTGGGACGTGCTCGAAGAGGTCATCAAGAATCATCCGGTGCTTCTGAACCGCGCCCCCACGCTTCACCGCATGGGCATCCAGGCTTTTGAGCCGGTGCTGGTCGAAGGCAACGCCATCAAGATCCATCCGCTGGTCTGCACCGGCTACAACGCCGACTTCGACGGCGACCAGATGGCCGTCCATCTTCCGCTCTCGGTCGAGGCCCAGACCGAAGCGCACGTGCTGATGATGTCGACGCACAACATCTTCAGCCCGGCCAACGGCAACCCGATCGTCAGCCCCTCCCAGGACATCGTCATGGGCGTCTACTTCCTCACCTGCACGCTCGAGGAGGCTCCCGCCTCGCTCGACCGGTTTGTCGAGGGCGACGGGGAGATCGGCGACGAGGAGCGCAAGCGCCTCGCCAAGATCCCCCACTTCCTCACCCCGAATGAAGCCATTCTGGCCTGGGAAACCGGCGCGCTTGATTACCACACCTGGATCGAAGTGCGCCTGGACCGCTTCAACGAGGTCGTGCTCGACCAAGCCAAGCCGGCCAAGAAGATGCGCGCCAACCGCCGCATGATGACCACCGTCGGCCGCCTGCTCTTCTCCGAGATCCTGCCCGACGGCATGCCCTTCTACAACTGCTCGCTGGGCAAGAAGGGCGCCGCCCGCGTCATCGACGACACCTTCCGCCAGATGGGCAAGTCGCACACGATCACCCTGCTGGATCGCATGAAGGAGATCGGATTCCGCTACAGCACGCGCAGCGGCCTTTCCTTCGGCATCGCCGACCTTCGCGTCCCCGCCGAGAAGACCCGCCTGATCGACGAGGCTCAGAAGCGCGTCAACAAGGTGCAGCGCAGCTACGAGTCCGGTGCCATCACCGATCAGGAGCGCAAGAACCAGGTCCTTGAGGCGTGGGCCAAGTGCCGCAACGAAGTCTCCGAGAAGCTGATGGAGACCCTGAAGAACGATCGTCGCGACATGGACGGCCGGGAGAACTCCGCCGCGGCAACGCAGGCCAACCTGCTCCGCCGCTACCTGAACCCCGTCTATCTCTTCGCCGACTCCGGCGCCCGCGGTAACAAGAGCCAGATGCAGCAGCTCGCCGGCATGCGCGGCCTCATGGCCAAGCCCAGCGGCGAGATCATCGAGACGCCGATTATTTCCAACTTCCGCGAAGGCCTGAAGGTGCTCGAGTACTTCAGCTCGACCCACGGCGCCCGCAAGGGACTGGCCGACACCGCCCTCAAGACCGCCGACTCCGGCTACCTCACCCGCAAGCTCTGCGACGTGGCCCAGAGCGTCACCATCTGCGAGGACGACTGCAAGACCAAGCGCGGCATTCCGAAGCGCGCCGTCATGAAGGGCGAGGACGTCGAAGTTCCGCTCAACGACGTGCTCCGCGGCCGCACCGCCCTGCTGGCGCTGATCGATCCGCGCACCGAGAAGACCATCGTCGAGGCCGGACAGCTCATCGACCCGGCGATCGCCCGCGAGATCGAGGCGTTCCTGGGCGAAGACGGCGTCTTCCAGGTCCGCAGCCCGCTGGCGTGCGAATCGCAGCACGGCATCTGCGCCCGCTGCTACGGCATGGATCTCTCCACCGGCAAGGCCGTTGAAGAAGGCATGGCCGTCGGCATCATCGCGGCGCAAAGCATCGGCGAGCCCGGCACCCAGCTCACCATGCGCACCTTCCACACCGGAGGCATCGCCTACACCACCGCCGCCGAGAGCGAGTACAAGTCGGTCAATCCCGGCCGCGTCGAATTGGTGGACTGCAACGATGTCGATGTCACCGACGCCGCGGGCAACACCCGCCGCGTGGTCCTCAAGAAGACCGGACTGCTGCGCATCCGCGACGCCAAGGACCGGGAGCTCGAGAGCTTCAAGGTGCCCTACGGCGCCTTCGTCATGGCTCGCAACGGCGAGATGGTCAAGAAGGGACACCTGCTCATGCAGTGGGATCCCCACCGCATGCCGATTCTCGCCGAGAAGTCGGGAACGATCCAGTTCGAGGACATCATCGAAGGCGAGACGATCAAGGTCGAGGAGAAGACCGGCGGCGTCCGCGAAACCATCGTCATCGAGCACAAGGGCGAGCGCCATCCGCGCATCGAGGTGCGCGACGCCAACGGCCAGATCCTGGACTTCCACCATTTGCCCGCCAAGGCCCGCATCGAGGTGCCCAACGGCTCCAAGGTGGTCGCCGGACAGATGCTGGCCCACACCCCGAAGGAAGCGGCCCGCTCCGCGGACATCGTCGGTGGTCTGCCCCGCGTCACCGAAGTGTTCGAAGCCCGCAAGCCCAAGGAGCCCGCCGTGCTCGCCGAGATTTCCGGCGTGGTCGAGCTGCTCTCCGACAAGCGCAAGGGCAAGATGACCATCCGCGTCGTCGGCGAGGGCGACACCTTCATGGAGCACCACGTGCCCCAGGGAACCCATCTGCTGGTGCACGCCGGTGACACCGTCACGGCCGGCGATCCGCTGGTCGAAGGTCCGCGCGATCCCGCCGACATCCTCCGCATCAACGGCGAGGATGCGCTCTACGTCTACATGCTGGACGAGGTGCAGAACGTCTATCGCGCCCAGGGCGTGCCGATCTCGGACAAGCACATCGAAGTCATTCTTCGCCAGATGCTCTCCAAGATGAAGATCACCAGTTCGGGCGACACCGTGGTGCTGCTCAACGATGTGATGGACCGCTTCAATCTGAAGAACGTCAACTCCGCACTCGACGACATGCTCGTGGTCGAGGACTCCGGCGGCACCGCGCTGGTCAAGGGCAAGCTCTACTCCAAGGACGAGGTGAAGGAAGCCAACACCACCGCCGAGGGGCAGGAGAAGTCGAAGGCCAAGACCCGCAAGCCCAAGCGCGCCACGGCGCGCACGCTGCTGCTGGGCATCACCAAGGCCAGCCTGCAGAGCGAGAGCTTCCTCTCGGGTGCCAGTTTCCAGGAGACCACCAAGGTGCTCACCGAGGCCGCGCTCAAGGGCGCGGTCGACACGCTGGTCGGCCTCAAGGAGAACGTGCTGCTGGGCCACCTGATTCCCGCGGGAACCGGCTACAAGGCCTACCAGGCCATCCGCATCCAGAAACTGGTTGCTGAGCCGATGGGCGACGAGGACAACGACGCAACGGAGCTGGAAGCCGCCGCGGACGAGGCGGAATCCCTGGGCGCCGAGCGCCAGGGGGCAGGCCCGACCGTGGGCGACCGCGTGGCGGCTCTGGGCGAAGGCTCCGAGCAGGGCTCGTTGATCGCGATCGACGAAAGCACGGAAGCCGGCGACGACACGGACCCCGATTGA
- a CDS encoding YkgJ family cysteine cluster protein — protein MSGTPRPSAKRDEKPDGRGGGAPWWRDGLRFECTCCGNCCSGEPGAVWFDREEGQKMAAKLGMSEKDFLKTYARKIGARWSLQERTGPAGLRRGHDCALLDRESVPGKALCKVYQDRPKQCHTWPFWERTLSSRKAWDEAKKSAPCPGMGSGPLIPAEKILEALRAERASSEGAAW, from the coding sequence TTGAGCGGCACACCGAGGCCAAGCGCCAAACGCGATGAGAAGCCGGACGGCCGCGGCGGCGGCGCGCCCTGGTGGCGCGACGGCCTGCGCTTCGAGTGCACTTGCTGCGGCAACTGCTGCAGCGGCGAGCCCGGCGCAGTCTGGTTCGACCGGGAGGAGGGCCAGAAGATGGCCGCCAAACTGGGCATGAGCGAGAAGGATTTTCTCAAGACCTACGCGCGGAAGATCGGCGCCCGCTGGTCGCTGCAGGAGCGGACCGGCCCGGCGGGACTTCGGCGCGGACATGACTGCGCCCTGCTCGACCGCGAGAGCGTGCCGGGCAAGGCCCTCTGCAAGGTCTACCAGGACCGCCCCAAGCAATGCCACACCTGGCCCTTCTGGGAGCGCACCCTGAGCTCGCGCAAGGCCTGGGATGAGGCAAAGAAATCGGCGCCCTGTCCCGGCATGGGCAGCGGCCCGCTGATTCCCGCCGAGAAAATCCTCGAGGCCCTTCGAGCGGAGCGAGCCTCGAGCGAAGGTGCGGCGTGGTGA
- a CDS encoding YkgJ family cysteine cluster protein yields MSDPIESWKAAARDPRVGALMRELEQEAAEQLRLHRPICLASGKCCHFEEHGHSMWLTGLEVAWTLSQLPSAPPADLVAASVRQGTCPFLVDGMCGIHHARPLGCRAYFCDQAGAGWQEAAMESWLGRIRNLHQELAVEYRYDEWRRLLGAFAA; encoded by the coding sequence GTGAGCGACCCCATCGAATCATGGAAAGCCGCGGCCCGCGATCCTCGCGTGGGCGCGCTCATGCGCGAGCTTGAGCAGGAGGCCGCGGAGCAGCTGCGCCTTCACCGGCCCATCTGCCTGGCCAGCGGCAAGTGCTGCCACTTCGAGGAGCATGGCCACTCGATGTGGCTCACCGGATTGGAAGTCGCGTGGACGCTTTCGCAGCTTCCTTCGGCGCCCCCGGCCGACCTCGTCGCCGCGTCGGTGCGCCAGGGAACATGCCCGTTTCTCGTCGACGGCATGTGCGGCATCCATCACGCCCGTCCGCTGGGTTGCCGCGCCTATTTCTGTGACCAGGCCGGAGCAGGCTGGCAGGAAGCCGCCATGGAATCGTGGCTGGGCCGCATCCGCAACCTGCACCAGGAGCTCGCGGTCGAGTATCGCTACGACGAATGGCGCCGGCTTCTTGGTGCGTTCGCCGCGTGA
- the rimO gene encoding 30S ribosomal protein S12 methylthiotransferase RimO: protein MPRTKRNKSIERVAFVSLGCPKNLVDSEKMLSMLREGGLTPVNESDSPDALVVNTCGFLEASKEESLEVIHDALRRKDRGELKRVVVAGCLVQRHRAKILEWAPGVDSMIGVFDRDRVVEAVTGITPSRTELGSEAERPPYWIAANALQAAKDRGRTTVGLTVNGADGRGVGYFESDANRFRLTPRHWAYLRASEGCNQRCAFCTIPSIRGKMRSKSLDETVAEAGALMDDGAFELNIIGQDTTSWGFDIGDERGLPGLLAALDRTAQEHGGGWIRLMYAYPSKFTDEMIDAIASLPSVVKYLDMPLQHASDSMLELMRRRITGDETRDLLGRLRKRIPNLALRTTFIVGHPGETEKDFEQLLEFVREQKFEMAGCFKYSHEEGTPSGTMNLDPKLHVPPEESARREEELMLLQQEIAFEHVAAMAKAKKRLEVLIDAPDPERARKGEHAYIGRAWFQAPQVDSSTVVRSKREFSPGELVMCEAFDSDGYDLVARPEDEAGRSISLPMARTRRGH, encoded by the coding sequence ATGCCCAGAACCAAGCGAAACAAGTCGATCGAGCGCGTGGCGTTCGTCAGCCTGGGCTGCCCGAAGAACCTGGTCGACAGCGAAAAAATGCTCTCCATGCTGCGCGAGGGCGGGCTGACCCCGGTCAATGAAAGCGACTCCCCCGACGCGCTGGTGGTGAACACCTGCGGATTCCTGGAGGCCAGCAAGGAAGAAAGCTTGGAAGTCATCCACGACGCGCTGCGGCGGAAGGATCGCGGCGAACTGAAGCGGGTCGTCGTCGCCGGCTGCCTTGTGCAGCGGCACCGCGCCAAGATCCTCGAGTGGGCGCCGGGCGTCGACTCCATGATCGGCGTCTTCGACCGCGACCGCGTGGTCGAGGCGGTGACCGGCATCACGCCGTCGCGCACTGAGCTCGGCTCCGAGGCGGAGCGACCTCCCTACTGGATCGCGGCCAACGCGTTGCAGGCGGCGAAGGATCGCGGCCGCACGACCGTCGGCCTCACCGTAAATGGCGCCGACGGCCGCGGCGTGGGCTACTTCGAATCCGACGCCAACCGCTTCCGGCTCACGCCGCGCCACTGGGCTTACCTTCGCGCCAGTGAAGGGTGCAACCAGCGCTGCGCCTTCTGCACCATCCCCTCGATCCGCGGCAAGATGCGCTCCAAGAGCCTCGACGAAACCGTCGCCGAGGCCGGCGCCCTGATGGACGACGGCGCCTTCGAACTCAACATCATCGGGCAGGACACGACCAGCTGGGGCTTCGACATCGGCGACGAGCGCGGCCTGCCGGGGTTGCTGGCGGCGCTCGACCGCACGGCGCAGGAGCATGGCGGCGGCTGGATCCGCCTGATGTACGCCTATCCCAGCAAGTTCACCGACGAGATGATCGACGCCATCGCCTCGCTGCCCAGCGTGGTCAAGTACCTGGACATGCCGCTGCAGCACGCCAGCGACTCCATGCTTGAGCTGATGCGCCGGCGCATCACCGGCGACGAGACCCGCGACCTGCTGGGCCGCCTCCGCAAGCGGATTCCCAACCTGGCGCTTCGGACCACGTTCATTGTGGGCCATCCCGGCGAGACGGAAAAGGATTTCGAGCAGCTATTGGAATTCGTCCGCGAGCAGAAATTCGAAATGGCCGGCTGCTTCAAGTACAGCCACGAGGAGGGAACTCCCAGCGGCACGATGAACCTCGACCCAAAGCTGCACGTTCCCCCCGAGGAATCCGCCCGCCGCGAGGAGGAGCTGATGCTGCTGCAGCAGGAGATCGCCTTCGAGCATGTGGCCGCCATGGCCAAGGCGAAGAAGCGACTCGAGGTGCTGATCGACGCGCCGGATCCCGAGCGCGCTCGCAAGGGCGAGCATGCCTACATCGGCCGTGCCTGGTTCCAGGCTCCGCAGGTGGACAGCTCCACCGTGGTGCGCTCGAAGCGCGAGTTCTCGCCCGGCGAGCTGGTGATGTGCGAGGCCTTCGACTCCGACGGCTACGACTTGGTCGCGCGTCCCGAGGACGAAGCCGGCCGGAGCATCTCTCTGCCGATGGCCCGGACCCGCCGCGGCCACTGA